One Candidatus Korarchaeum sp. DNA segment encodes these proteins:
- a CDS encoding SufD family Fe-S cluster assembly protein: protein MLSLEEIRRRAEAALSKPAPHGIDLRIEDFPIPKGPRKTSLDTLSRIGVDPSQASYVQVDERPIEVRSNVPGARIYTLSGALEKGIVEDYFWKAVEVDTDKYTAAAELFGGHEGYVIVAERGAKVEQPVLACLLLSTPGALQAPHNIVVVEEGAELHVVTGCLTSIESPGLHAGISEFYVKEGARLTFTMIHQWAESTHVRPRTSVIVERGGEYVSHYVNMSPIASIQTDPKVYLVGEGARAYLSSVIVAPKDSRVDVGGSVFLRAEGTSAEVVSKVIARDSADVITRSLISAEARGTRGHIECDGLLLSNSSRILTLPALDAKVDDVQLSHEAAVGKLNEEQLYYLISKGFSEEEAKSILVRGFMDVKLEGLPKSVMAQVKMALELAARGL from the coding sequence ATGCTCTCGCTGGAGGAGATAAGGAGAAGGGCTGAGGCAGCTCTCAGCAAACCAGCTCCTCATGGGATAGATCTGAGGATAGAGGACTTCCCCATACCTAAGGGCCCTAGGAAGACGAGCCTCGATACACTCTCCAGGATAGGGGTCGACCCCTCTCAGGCCTCCTACGTTCAGGTGGATGAGAGACCGATCGAGGTGAGATCCAACGTACCCGGGGCTAGGATATACACGCTGTCGGGAGCCCTCGAGAAGGGGATAGTTGAGGATTACTTCTGGAAGGCGGTTGAGGTTGATACGGATAAGTACACAGCCGCAGCTGAGCTCTTCGGAGGGCACGAGGGATACGTGATCGTGGCTGAGAGAGGAGCTAAGGTGGAGCAACCCGTACTGGCTTGCCTACTCCTCTCCACACCCGGAGCCCTTCAAGCGCCCCACAACATAGTCGTAGTAGAGGAGGGGGCTGAGCTCCACGTTGTCACGGGTTGCTTAACCTCAATCGAATCCCCCGGACTTCACGCAGGAATTTCAGAGTTTTACGTTAAGGAAGGGGCTAGATTGACGTTCACGATGATACATCAATGGGCGGAAAGCACTCACGTGAGGCCCAGGACCTCCGTCATCGTCGAGAGGGGAGGGGAGTACGTGAGCCACTACGTTAACATGAGCCCCATAGCGAGCATACAGACCGATCCCAAGGTCTACTTGGTGGGAGAGGGGGCTAGAGCTTACCTCTCCTCGGTGATAGTGGCCCCTAAGGATTCGAGGGTCGATGTGGGCGGAAGCGTCTTCCTAAGGGCTGAGGGTACCTCAGCTGAGGTAGTGTCCAAGGTCATAGCGAGGGACTCGGCTGACGTCATAACCAGGTCACTGATATCGGCTGAGGCCAGGGGCACCAGAGGGCACATAGAGTGCGATGGGCTGCTCCTCTCTAACAGCTCCAGGATACTCACGCTCCCCGCATTGGATGCTAAGGTGGATGACGTTCAGCTCTCCCACGAGGCTGCTGTCGGTAAACTGAACGAGGAGCAGCTCTACTACCTGATTTCGAAGGGGTTCAGTGAGGAGGAGGCCAAGAGCATCCTGGTCAGGGGGTTCATGGACGTGAAGCTTGAGGGCCTCCCCAAGTCCGTGATGGCTCAGGTTAAGATGGCACTCGAGCTAGCGGCCAGAGGCCTCTGA
- a CDS encoding ABC transporter ATP-binding protein gives MAMLKVENLTVRVGNREILREVSLEIGEGEVVALLGPNGSGKSTLLHAIMGKPGYDVVSGRIIFDGVDITGLSPYERARLGIGIVMQLPPSLKGVKLRDLLRMLVSMYGVDMDYLRRLSEELRASNLLDRELHRNFSGGEMKRVELLLLAAQSPKLALLDEPDSGVDLESLPVLGRVINEIIGTSDSKAREKRSAMIVTHIGRILNYVRQVNRAYIILGGRVSCFGNPRDLMEDIEKYGFEGCLRCLKVM, from the coding sequence ATGGCGATGCTCAAGGTGGAGAACCTCACGGTCAGGGTCGGGAACAGGGAGATCCTGAGGGAGGTAAGCCTGGAGATCGGTGAGGGTGAGGTAGTTGCCCTGCTCGGACCAAATGGATCGGGGAAATCGACACTGCTTCACGCGATAATGGGGAAACCTGGATACGATGTGGTCTCTGGTAGGATAATCTTCGACGGCGTGGACATCACGGGATTGAGCCCCTACGAGAGGGCGAGGCTCGGGATAGGTATTGTGATGCAGCTGCCCCCGTCTCTGAAGGGAGTGAAGCTGAGGGATCTCCTGAGGATGCTCGTGAGCATGTATGGGGTCGATATGGATTACCTTAGGAGGTTATCCGAGGAGCTAAGGGCTTCTAATCTCTTGGATAGGGAGCTTCACAGGAACTTCAGCGGAGGTGAGATGAAGAGGGTCGAGCTCCTCTTGCTCGCAGCTCAGTCTCCTAAGCTAGCTCTACTCGACGAACCGGATTCCGGAGTTGATCTGGAGAGCTTGCCCGTTTTGGGGAGGGTGATAAATGAGATCATAGGGACCTCAGATAGTAAGGCCAGGGAGAAGAGGTCAGCTATGATAGTTACGCACATTGGGAGGATACTGAACTACGTTAGGCAGGTCAATAGGGCTTACATAATACTAGGGGGCAGGGTATCCTGCTTCGGCAACCCGAGGGATCTCATGGAGGACATCGAGAAGTACGGTTTCGAGGGTTGCCTCAGGTGCTTGAAGGTGATGTGA